The proteins below come from a single Malus domestica chromosome 03, GDT2T_hap1 genomic window:
- the LOC139194623 gene encoding uncharacterized mitochondrial protein AtMg00810-like, whose product MVCKLHKVIYGLKQSPRAWYAKLSSVLNKAGFVRSNVDSSLFIRNGSSGKHVVLIYVDDLIITGDNESEIDALKRSLHYTFSIKDLGRLKYFLGIEMVTSHKGLFLNQRKYIVDLLTEANLTDCKPATTHINSKLKIGLTGELLTNISHYQKLVGKLIYLTITRPDISYAVSLVSQFMHAPTIQHFQLVKRILRYLKGSLDKGILMSNHQSTEISAYNDADWAGSQIDRKSTTGYCTFVGGNFVTWKSKKQNVIARSSAEAEYRAMATTECELIWLKSFVSDLGFPHHASMSLMCDNQAAMHIAANPVFHERTKHIEVDCHFIRAQVQTQVIQTQFTRSQYQLADLFTKALPSHQCHRLLSKLGSTSLHDPA is encoded by the coding sequence ATGGTTTGTAAGTTACACAAGGTTATATATGGATTAAAACAATCTCCAAGGGCATGGTATGCCAAGCTAAGTTCTGTCTTAAATAAGGCCGGGTTTGTAAGAAGTAATGTTGATTCCTCCTTATTCATTCGAAATGGCTCTAGTGGTAAACATGTGGTTCTCATCTATGTCGATGATTTGATCATCACTGGTGACAATGAAAGTGAAATTGATGCCTTGAAACGTTCCTTACATTACACATTTTCTATCAAAGATCTCGGGAGATTAaagtattttcttggcattGAGATGGTCACCTCTCACAAAGGGTTATTTCTCAATCAAAGAAAGTACATTGTTGATCTACTTACTGAGGCTAATCTCACTGATTGCAAGCCTGCCACCACACATATTAACAGCAAACTGAAGATCGGCTTGACTGGAGAACTTCTTACCAATATAAGCCACTATCAAAAGTTGGTGGGTAAACTTATCTATCTTACTATCACAAGGCCCGACATCAGCTATGCTGTTAGCTTAGTCagtcagtttatgcatgctCCCACAATACAACACTTTCAACTTGTCAAACGCATCCTGCGTTACCTCAAAGGTTCCCTAGACAAAGGCATTCTTATGTCCAACCATCAGTCCACAGAAATTAGTGCTTACAacgatgcagattgggcaggtagTCAAATTGACAGAAAATCTACCACTGGATATTGCACTTTCGTTGGAGGAAACTTTGTGACATGGAAGAGTAAGAAGCAAAACGTTATTGCTCGATCTAGTGCTGAAGCAGAGTATCGAGCAATGGCAACTACTGAATGTGAATTAATCTGGCTTAAAAGTTTTGTTTCAGATTTAGGGTTTCCACATCACGCTTCTATGTCCCTTATGTGTGATAACCAGGCTGCCATGCACATCGCAGCTAATCCTGTTTTTCACGAACGAACCAAGCACATCGAAGTGGATTGCCATTTCATCAGAGCTCAAGTCCAAACACAAGTCATTCAAACTCAGTTCACTCGGAGTCAATACCAGTTGGCTGACTTATTCACCAAGGCTCTACCTTCTCATCAATGTCACCGTCTTCTAAGCAAGCTTGGCTCGACTTCACTCcacgatccagcttga